In Bradyrhizobium barranii subsp. barranii, a single window of DNA contains:
- a CDS encoding DUF6088 family protein yields the protein MLDQPTTDLRPRLIARIDATPTEVWTPGDFADLGSRAAVDKTLQRLVAAGELRRIDRGLYDRPRKSNLTGKPMVPDYRAVIRAVARRDQARVVVDGMTAANDLGLTTAVPARIEVLVDARLKPITLGKQVIHFKSAAPSRLYWAGRPGMRVVQALYWMQDMMTGKEDRQAVENVLSKLFANPQHGKEIRDDLRAGLSAMPIWMQDFLRPLLESDDAAEDHS from the coding sequence ATGCTTGATCAACCAACCACAGACCTCCGGCCGCGGCTCATTGCCCGCATCGACGCAACGCCGACAGAGGTATGGACACCCGGTGATTTCGCTGATCTCGGTAGTCGCGCGGCCGTCGACAAGACGTTGCAACGTCTCGTTGCGGCTGGCGAGTTGCGCCGCATCGACCGCGGGCTCTACGACCGGCCGCGAAAGAGCAACCTCACAGGCAAGCCGATGGTCCCCGACTATCGCGCGGTCATCAGGGCTGTGGCGCGCCGCGACCAGGCCCGCGTCGTGGTCGACGGGATGACTGCCGCGAATGATCTCGGCCTCACCACGGCCGTGCCGGCGCGCATCGAGGTCCTGGTCGACGCTCGCCTGAAGCCGATCACGCTTGGAAAGCAGGTCATCCATTTCAAGTCAGCGGCACCTAGCCGTCTCTATTGGGCCGGACGTCCGGGCATGCGCGTCGTTCAGGCGCTCTATTGGATGCAGGATATGATGACGGGGAAGGAGGATCGACAGGCAGTAGAGAACGTTCTCAGCAAGCTGTTCGCAAACCCGCAGCATGGAAAGGAGATTCGCGACGATCTCCGTGCAGGTCTTTCAGCTATGCCGATCTGGATGCAGGACTTTCTCAGGCCCTTGCTCGAATCTGACGACGCTGCGGAGGATCACTCGTGA
- a CDS encoding SWIM zinc finger family protein, producing the protein MSYYGWHAYVPVAEKRRQAERKLAKLKKQGRSVAPVRIEGRKITKSFWGNSWCVNLERYSDYENRLPRGRTYVRNGSVIDLHIAKGEISAMVAGSEVYQIKIAIAPITRARWKSICRDCAGTVDSLVELLQGRLAKGVMERVCREGDGLFPSPTEIKLSCSCPDWADMCKHVAAALYGVGARLDEKPQLLFVLRDVDETEMLASAGQGSPLTTAPGAAKVLDESDVAALFGLEMAETPDTPNPAFTVPKRPQHSKPQKGKISAGKTKPAAKTDAALHRATRASSGTKKTTRASVGKRRTRRRP; encoded by the coding sequence ATGAGCTACTACGGGTGGCACGCTTACGTGCCGGTAGCTGAGAAGCGGCGGCAGGCAGAACGCAAGTTGGCCAAGCTCAAGAAGCAGGGACGATCCGTTGCGCCCGTGAGGATCGAGGGACGCAAAATTACCAAGAGCTTCTGGGGCAATTCTTGGTGCGTCAACCTCGAACGATACAGCGACTATGAGAACCGCTTGCCGCGCGGTCGGACCTATGTCCGAAACGGCTCGGTTATCGACCTGCATATTGCCAAGGGCGAGATCTCCGCAATGGTCGCCGGGTCTGAGGTCTACCAAATCAAGATTGCCATCGCACCAATTACGCGGGCACGCTGGAAATCCATCTGTCGGGACTGCGCCGGGACCGTCGATTCGCTAGTTGAGCTCCTGCAGGGCCGCTTGGCGAAAGGCGTGATGGAGCGGGTCTGTCGAGAGGGTGACGGCCTGTTTCCGTCGCCGACGGAAATCAAGCTGTCCTGCAGCTGTCCAGATTGGGCAGACATGTGCAAGCACGTTGCGGCAGCACTGTATGGTGTCGGCGCCAGGCTAGATGAAAAGCCTCAGCTTCTTTTCGTGCTGCGTGACGTGGATGAAACTGAAATGCTCGCCAGCGCTGGACAGGGTTCCCCGCTAACAACGGCGCCAGGCGCGGCGAAGGTGCTTGATGAAAGCGATGTCGCCGCTCTATTTGGGCTGGAGATGGCCGAAACTCCCGATACCCCAAATCCTGCCTTCACAGTCCCAAAGCGACCCCAACACTCCAAGCCGCAAAAAGGCAAGATATCTGCCGGAAAGACCAAGCCAGCAGCGAAGACCGATGCCGCCTTACATCGTGCGACTCGGGCCAGTTCGGGAACGAAAAAGACAACCCGAGCAAGTGTCGGGAAACGGCGCACTCGGCGGCGACCATAG
- a CDS encoding nucleotidyl transferase AbiEii/AbiGii toxin family protein, whose protein sequence is MSGAAYKEVISAAPGEKLDLFLTTANRLGAPIGNVEKDFWVCWTLNALYHERPAGGPRLLFKGGTSLSKAYGLIERFSEDIDVTVFRNDLNESASVEELEILSNKKRRTRLDAIRDACRSYISGPLYAFLTEHLAEATSGRGRVEIDESDADGQTLLVWYPEVEPRDEAYVRPAVRIESGAKSALDPNHPANIRPYIADDVAGLELTVPNVTTIDAERTFWDKIVIAHGLRRWFERRGDLRQEGQRISRHFYDLYCLFASDVGRSAVKDAELGPDCVRHALMFFNRPDYDLVSAVTGSFALVPTAAMIDALARDYANMTPMIFGEAPQFEQILASMDEIERAVNRAR, encoded by the coding sequence GTGAGTGGTGCAGCCTACAAGGAGGTCATCTCCGCCGCACCCGGCGAGAAGCTCGATCTTTTCCTGACGACGGCGAACCGGCTCGGTGCGCCGATCGGAAACGTCGAGAAGGATTTTTGGGTCTGCTGGACCCTCAATGCACTCTATCACGAACGGCCCGCAGGAGGTCCGCGCCTTCTCTTCAAGGGCGGGACGTCGCTATCGAAGGCCTACGGGCTGATCGAAAGATTTTCCGAAGACATCGATGTAACGGTGTTTCGCAACGATCTCAACGAGTCTGCTTCCGTCGAAGAACTCGAGATCCTGTCGAACAAGAAACGCCGCACTCGGCTGGATGCGATCAGGGACGCTTGCCGTAGCTACATTAGCGGTCCGCTATACGCTTTCCTGACCGAACATCTCGCCGAAGCGACAAGTGGACGCGGACGTGTCGAGATCGACGAGTCGGATGCCGACGGGCAGACGCTTCTCGTCTGGTATCCCGAGGTCGAGCCGCGTGACGAGGCCTATGTGCGGCCGGCAGTGCGAATCGAGTCCGGAGCGAAGTCGGCGCTTGACCCTAACCACCCCGCGAATATCCGTCCTTACATTGCCGACGACGTGGCAGGCCTCGAATTGACGGTGCCGAACGTCACGACGATCGACGCCGAGCGCACGTTCTGGGACAAAATCGTGATCGCTCACGGGCTGCGCCGCTGGTTCGAGCGCCGCGGTGACCTGCGCCAGGAAGGCCAGCGCATTTCGCGGCACTTCTACGACCTGTATTGCCTTTTCGCCTCCGACGTCGGCCGGTCGGCGGTCAAAGATGCCGAATTGGGGCCCGACTGCGTCCGTCATGCTCTCATGTTCTTCAACCGGCCTGATTACGATCTCGTCTCGGCCGTGACCGGATCGTTCGCGCTCGTGCCGACCGCCGCAATGATCGATGCGCTTGCGCGTGACTATGCGAACATGACACCAATGATCTTCGGCGAGGCTCCTCAGTTCGAGCAGATCCTCGCGTCGATGGACGAGATTGAACGCGCGGTGAATAGGGCGCGCTAG
- a CDS encoding 2OG-Fe(II) oxygenase has protein sequence MSSIGAALLNSLRSVERPGDFCVGGTREIFMPTIDVDGVGRIAFPVQPIQAEQLVASAEAAPYGRGEATVVDRKVRRTWQVDSAKIRIGGRHWDKTLAGLVEDVALGLGVGEPVAADFYKLLVYDAGSFFVDHRDTEKVPGMFATMVLVLPSIHSGGELVVKHLGREVVFDVHPEEPSEVGFAAFYADCVHEVRPVQTGRRLTLVYNLRFVGRGRPLKAPDYRAEHGRVVELLRGWTSAEDEPDKLILPLEHVYTPAELSFSALKGADAGVASVLVKAATEADCDLHLALVSIEESGSAEHTGYYSRRRWSRDEEDDEQFEVAEVIDRALFLSEWRRPDGSEAGFDDFPFDEDELCPFGAFEDLTPDELHFHEATGNEGASFERTYRRAGFVLWPTARRLAVLNQAGLRTTLPYLEDLTARWEASKAPIRSPLWREGDELSRHMLRSWPRSSWREDEDAEVGRMLDLQIRLRNMECIDAFLAGVSAEGHYAAPDNEAILRAAALLPAPRATELLVRILRRNAPAHLAACGDLVQRCVAGAAGRTCDLMQIGAALIEALPGPPTKRQEVDPWTWSVPVKPTFVVDLLTATSRVDEGLAARAIEHLLAWPKTYKPDDVLVPAARAFAKLAESTAWPAVGRLREASLDHLRKRIALPLEAPRDWTRANPLTCKCSDCRELGAFLTAPDQQQWRLKAVQGRRSHVEENVRSTTCDLDLTTERRGSPHTLVATKNQASYERRAKQRRQDLEHAPALDR, from the coding sequence ATGTCGTCGATCGGTGCCGCGTTGCTCAACAGCCTTCGTTCCGTCGAGCGTCCGGGTGACTTTTGCGTCGGTGGCACTCGGGAGATCTTCATGCCGACGATCGATGTCGACGGCGTGGGCAGGATCGCCTTTCCGGTGCAGCCCATCCAGGCCGAGCAGTTGGTCGCGAGCGCCGAGGCAGCCCCCTATGGGCGCGGCGAGGCGACGGTGGTCGATCGCAAGGTCCGGAGAACTTGGCAGGTCGATTCCGCTAAGATCCGGATCGGAGGGCGTCACTGGGACAAGACCTTGGCCGGACTGGTCGAGGATGTCGCCCTCGGTCTCGGTGTGGGCGAGCCGGTTGCGGCGGACTTCTATAAGCTTCTTGTCTACGATGCCGGCAGCTTCTTCGTCGACCATCGCGATACCGAGAAAGTCCCCGGCATGTTTGCCACGATGGTGCTCGTGCTGCCCTCGATCCATAGCGGTGGCGAACTGGTCGTCAAGCATCTTGGCCGTGAGGTGGTGTTTGACGTGCATCCCGAGGAACCGTCGGAGGTAGGTTTCGCGGCCTTCTATGCCGACTGCGTGCATGAAGTGCGTCCTGTTCAGACGGGACGTCGCCTGACCCTCGTCTACAATTTGCGCTTCGTCGGCAGGGGGCGTCCGCTGAAGGCGCCCGATTATCGCGCGGAGCACGGGCGGGTGGTGGAGTTGCTGCGGGGCTGGACGAGCGCGGAGGACGAGCCTGACAAGCTGATCCTGCCGTTGGAACATGTCTATACGCCGGCGGAGCTGTCGTTCAGTGCACTCAAGGGTGCCGATGCGGGCGTGGCGTCCGTGCTGGTCAAGGCCGCCACGGAAGCGGACTGCGATCTCCACCTCGCTCTCGTCTCGATCGAGGAAAGCGGCAGTGCCGAACATACCGGCTATTACAGCCGTCGCCGCTGGAGTCGAGACGAGGAGGATGACGAACAATTCGAGGTTGCCGAAGTCATCGACCGGGCGCTGTTCCTCTCCGAGTGGCGGCGACCGGATGGCAGCGAGGCCGGGTTCGACGATTTTCCATTCGATGAGGACGAGCTGTGCCCGTTTGGCGCTTTCGAGGATCTGACGCCGGACGAGCTGCATTTTCACGAGGCGACGGGCAATGAAGGGGCGTCCTTCGAGCGCACCTATCGCCGAGCAGGTTTCGTGTTGTGGCCGACCGCGCGGAGGCTCGCGGTGCTGAATCAAGCCGGCCTCCGCACGACGCTGCCGTATCTCGAAGATCTGACGGCGCGCTGGGAAGCAAGCAAGGCACCGATCCGGTCGCCCTTGTGGCGTGAGGGAGATGAGCTTTCACGGCACATGTTGCGCTCCTGGCCCCGTTCGTCCTGGCGGGAAGACGAAGACGCCGAAGTCGGCCGGATGCTCGATTTGCAGATCCGGCTGCGGAACATGGAGTGCATCGATGCGTTTCTCGCCGGCGTGTCCGCCGAAGGCCATTACGCCGCGCCCGACAACGAAGCGATCCTGCGTGCTGCCGCCCTGCTTCCGGCCCCGCGTGCAACGGAGCTGCTGGTCCGGATTCTCCGACGTAACGCTCCGGCACATCTGGCCGCTTGTGGAGATCTGGTGCAGCGCTGCGTCGCGGGGGCCGCCGGTCGGACGTGCGACCTCATGCAGATCGGCGCAGCCTTGATCGAGGCCTTGCCGGGCCCTCCGACGAAGCGTCAGGAGGTCGACCCCTGGACCTGGTCGGTGCCCGTGAAACCGACCTTCGTTGTCGATCTTCTGACGGCGACAAGCCGGGTCGACGAAGGGCTCGCGGCGCGTGCAATCGAGCACCTGCTGGCCTGGCCGAAGACATACAAGCCGGACGACGTGCTCGTCCCCGCTGCTCGCGCGTTTGCCAAACTGGCGGAAAGCACGGCATGGCCGGCGGTGGGGCGGCTCAGAGAGGCGTCGCTTGATCACCTGCGCAAGCGCATCGCCCTGCCGCTGGAGGCGCCTCGGGATTGGACCAGGGCCAACCCGCTCACATGCAAATGTAGCGATTGCCGTGAACTGGGCGCGTTCCTGACCGCGCCGGATCAGCAGCAATGGCGCCTGAAGGCGGTCCAGGGTCGCAGGAGCCATGTCGAGGAAAACGTCCGAAGCACGACGTGCGACCTTGATCTCACGACCGAGAGGCGTGGCAGCCCCCATACCTTGGTCGCCACCAAGAACCAGGCCAGCTACGAACGGCGCGCAAAGCAACGCCGGCAAGACCTGGAGCATGCGCCGGCGCTGGACCGATGA
- a CDS encoding DEAD/DEAH box helicase, translating to MMTLEPVLTPHGLLTLRQTAQAPALELNQGLRLEKAFLRGSGHGLLWLGADEVATVLPPVLSYWRALGMRYMTALCALPSVGDGRTKPPVPIPADGELDTMAAAVPPMTGAEYLTTSVLANLWQGMDAAFDAELVQAKLSLQEFLKSRHPAWNLVGRVHFNLAENRKDDEAPFAFLATYTTRLSAEAKAQHLPLGKALQEYSGARNRQRLLSLLMPVQRAAERSPWLKTLVNAGDIFHPLRWSPQQALQFLKDVPAIESAGVVVRMPASWRMNRPARPQVKATVGGNAPSQLGMDALLDFRMEVTLEGESLSKAEIKRLLAHSDGLTLIRGKWAEVDHERLHRTLEQFEAIERRAAAEGLSFGEAMRLLAGVGIAGDKTAAPADIDWSQTVAGPWLAETLATLRHPDWLMRVDPGQYFQGTLRPYQQSGVQWLYLLTQLKLGACLADDMGLGKTIQVLSLLLVIKNEDMARKPCLLVAPASLLANWAAEISRFAPSLKTVVVHPSAAPSEKLNTYSADRCADVDLVITSYGFLTRTPWLETTSWRFVVLDEAQAIKNPGAKQTKSVKRLKAEMRIALTGTPIENRLGDLWSIFDFINPGLLGSSKEFSAFVKRLSDRPHNPYGPLRELVRPYVLRRLKTDKSIIADLPDKTEVKTFCPLSRKQAALYQQAVAELAGHLEDVDGIKRRGIVLAFLMRLKQICNHPSQWLGDGAWNEEDSGKLVRLRDIAEVVAARQEKALIFTQFKETTAPLVAFLGSVFGRPGLVLHGETEVKKRKGLVRQFQEDEDVPFFVLSVKAGGTGLNLTAASHVIHFDRWWNPAVENQATDRAFRIGQTKNVLVHKFLCRGTVEEKIDDMIESKKQLAGDFLSGGADILLTEMKDEALLKLVTLDLGAAMKEVG from the coding sequence ATGATGACGCTGGAACCCGTTCTTACCCCGCATGGTTTGCTGACACTGCGACAAACGGCGCAAGCTCCTGCGTTGGAGCTCAATCAGGGCTTGCGGCTGGAGAAAGCATTTTTACGTGGCTCAGGGCACGGATTGTTGTGGCTCGGCGCCGACGAAGTCGCGACGGTTCTCCCACCGGTGTTGTCGTATTGGCGAGCGCTTGGAATGCGCTACATGACTGCGCTGTGCGCGCTTCCTAGTGTTGGAGACGGCCGTACCAAGCCGCCTGTGCCGATCCCCGCCGATGGCGAGTTGGACACGATGGCAGCGGCTGTTCCGCCGATGACCGGCGCGGAATACCTGACGACGTCTGTCCTGGCCAATCTTTGGCAAGGTATGGATGCGGCCTTTGATGCCGAGTTGGTGCAAGCCAAGCTCTCCCTGCAGGAGTTCCTCAAGAGCCGTCATCCGGCTTGGAATTTGGTTGGGCGCGTTCATTTCAACCTCGCGGAGAACCGGAAGGACGATGAAGCCCCGTTCGCGTTTCTTGCGACCTACACCACCCGACTCTCTGCTGAGGCCAAGGCCCAGCATCTGCCGCTTGGCAAAGCCTTGCAGGAGTATTCCGGTGCGAGGAACCGCCAACGCCTGCTCTCGCTGCTGATGCCCGTCCAGCGCGCCGCCGAGAGGAGCCCTTGGTTGAAGACGTTGGTCAATGCCGGCGATATCTTTCACCCGCTGCGCTGGAGCCCACAACAGGCGCTGCAATTCCTGAAGGATGTTCCCGCAATCGAAAGCGCCGGGGTGGTCGTGCGAATGCCGGCGAGTTGGCGCATGAACCGCCCCGCACGCCCGCAAGTGAAAGCAACGGTCGGGGGCAATGCGCCATCACAGCTGGGGATGGACGCGCTGCTCGACTTCCGAATGGAGGTGACGCTCGAGGGCGAAAGCCTCTCGAAGGCCGAGATCAAGCGACTCCTGGCGCATTCCGATGGATTGACCTTAATCCGTGGCAAGTGGGCCGAGGTCGATCATGAACGACTGCATCGCACACTCGAGCAATTTGAGGCCATCGAGCGCCGTGCCGCCGCCGAGGGTCTTTCGTTCGGTGAGGCGATGCGTCTGCTGGCTGGGGTTGGCATTGCCGGAGATAAAACTGCCGCACCAGCCGACATCGATTGGAGCCAGACCGTTGCCGGCCCCTGGCTGGCGGAGACGCTGGCGACCTTGCGCCATCCCGATTGGCTCATGCGGGTCGACCCCGGTCAATATTTTCAGGGTACGCTGCGACCCTATCAGCAGTCGGGTGTGCAATGGCTCTATCTGCTAACGCAGCTCAAGCTTGGGGCTTGCCTTGCCGACGATATGGGGCTCGGCAAAACCATCCAGGTGTTGTCGCTGCTGCTGGTGATCAAGAATGAGGACATGGCACGGAAACCGTGCCTGCTCGTAGCCCCCGCCTCGTTGTTAGCCAATTGGGCCGCCGAGATTTCCCGATTTGCGCCAAGCTTGAAAACAGTCGTGGTCCATCCATCGGCTGCGCCGTCCGAGAAACTGAACACTTACAGTGCGGACAGATGCGCAGATGTCGATCTCGTAATCACGAGCTACGGCTTTCTGACGCGTACGCCTTGGCTAGAAACTACATCATGGCGGTTTGTGGTGCTCGATGAAGCACAGGCCATCAAGAACCCGGGCGCTAAGCAGACAAAATCGGTCAAGAGGCTCAAGGCAGAAATGCGCATTGCGCTGACCGGCACGCCCATCGAGAATCGGCTCGGCGACCTATGGTCGATCTTCGACTTCATCAATCCTGGCCTGTTGGGATCGTCGAAGGAGTTTTCGGCATTCGTCAAACGCCTCTCCGACCGGCCACATAACCCTTACGGTCCGCTCCGCGAACTGGTGCGCCCCTATGTCCTGCGACGGCTGAAGACCGACAAGAGCATCATTGCCGACCTGCCCGACAAGACCGAGGTGAAAACCTTCTGCCCCTTGAGCCGCAAGCAGGCGGCGCTTTATCAGCAAGCAGTGGCGGAACTGGCCGGCCATCTCGAAGATGTCGATGGAATAAAGCGGAGAGGCATCGTCCTAGCTTTTCTCATGCGTTTGAAGCAGATCTGCAACCATCCATCACAGTGGCTCGGCGACGGTGCGTGGAATGAGGAGGATAGCGGTAAGCTTGTGCGTCTGCGCGACATCGCGGAAGTGGTTGCCGCCCGGCAGGAGAAGGCACTTATCTTCACCCAGTTCAAGGAGACAACGGCGCCACTAGTGGCGTTCCTGGGCTCCGTATTCGGAAGGCCCGGCCTCGTCCTGCATGGTGAGACAGAGGTTAAGAAGCGCAAGGGCCTGGTGCGCCAATTTCAGGAAGACGAAGACGTCCCGTTCTTCGTGCTCTCGGTCAAAGCAGGCGGCACCGGGCTCAATCTCACAGCGGCCTCGCATGTCATTCATTTCGACAGGTGGTGGAATCCGGCCGTCGAAAACCAAGCCACCGACCGTGCCTTCCGGATCGGACAGACCAAGAATGTGCTTGTGCACAAGTTCCTTTGTCGCGGCACCGTGGAAGAAAAGATCGACGATATGATCGAGTCGAAGAAACAATTGGCTGGGGATTTCCTCAGCGGTGGAGCTGACATCCTGTTGACTGAGATGAAAGATGAGGCGTTGCTTAAGCTCGTGACTCTCGATTTGGGTGCGGCGATGAAGGAAGTGGGATGA